The Nicotiana sylvestris chromosome 6, ASM39365v2, whole genome shotgun sequence genomic sequence CTCGGACATCAAAACagacaaacgaacgaaattttctgccccaatttttcactaggaaaatttcgtgagttatttgtaaccaaAACCTACATTATTTCTCTATTAAAAACAATAAATTAAGAATGGAGCTCTATATCTAAaagcatcaactcagggattggagccctaatgttggcaaaaggaaactagggaatggaggccctatgtctaaaaaggctcaatttagggattagagccctaaatGTTGGTAattggcgactagggaatggaggccctatgtctaaaaagcattaactcagggattggagccctaatattggtaaaaaaaggcgactagggagtggaggccctatgtctaaatctcaactcagggattggagccctaatgttggtaaaaggcatAAAAGATTGAGATTAGGGATTCTGAACTATCATTTTGTTCggattttcttctttccttctcttttttttcattttccttttcatttcttttatttcaataaaatgcaggaaagaattttggaggaaatcttcccttttggattgattatttcTGCGAAGCTGTTTCTAGCGTTTGTGCAGCTTTTCCTTTGGCTGCACCTGCTTTTGCATGGTTGCCTTgggttgcacctgtttcaattttaaacaaagaacaattgttagtttgaaacgatggttggttttgtggccttgattgtctcAATCACTCGATCTCGGCCCGAACCTTTGTTGGGAACCTCTGCTGCTTAGTggttttctgaagattgatctatCTTTCAAACCGAGGGACTCAACTTTTAAGATTTCATGACGGCTTACCCACGTGGGGCTTCGACCCTTTCACTTTATTCCGCCTTTAGGCTTTTGCCTttggctttcttttccttttcaataactttgatttcaaagcatcagccatcatggccagtcgggatcgacttgatgcacccgctgaggctgggtgcttttcTTTAGCTTTTGTTAGGCAGAACCCTGTAAagccggtcctgccaccttttctttgtattagttttggAACAGATTAGactgaaagggattcaaggaaaagtaaataaatgacaagaaaatgaatttaaggagaagtgtccctttcggggaggaaagaaggacttatctggggtgcatgcagacttcaaaagacatgacatgcttcttggactggatacccaaTCCGCATaactatccaacttctcacaTACCCATTGCGACCCATGTTTTtaaaccgagaaaccttgccaggactctttcaataccaattggtgaggggtttcttcttttcgatcgacGACACCCTTTTCGGGTTTTCGCCAatcaacctctctcatttctcttctcatcgTCACCTTATAGAGCTCTTTacaagttttcactaacaagactctctcatttttcatttctctgcttaccatcgcctcatggtgcccgtgtgggttttcaccaataagactctctcattttatttctctcgtttgattgcatcggatccaaacaactgtgttctctgattttgaaaacctttcgtcgattgatcagaaggacttgaacaaggtttggggtaaaagaatttggattgaattacaactttgtaACCATTCaagcgggatcatcgccgaaccattataaaatttgccccagttttactttttGGGGaactttgaatttttattttggtgtgaatGAACCCTAGAGTgaggctacctacatatcctttcggaatcaagtcagatgtagttcaggaaaatattttgcttttgttgttgttgttgttgttatttttttttcccgagttccaaagagggtaatgaaagaaaagtaactggctcaaagggttagcaaaaggactgaagtgtttggggtagcgagaatgaaagcatTCGTCATCCCAATTAGATAGTGCTATTGCTGCAGAAGGactagacatagtaccttttacCGCATCTGCGTTCACAGCTgcctcgggatcatttccttTAATATCTCCCAAGTACAATGCTCCTCTGGGCAATATCCTtttgatgatgtatgggcctttccaattgggAGCAAATTTCCTttttgcttcctgatgatggggaagaatacgccttagaacgagttgccccacttcaaaatttctaggccgcactttcttgttgtaggcacgggccattctttgttgatacaactgcccgtggcatactgcggccattcgcttctcATCAATCAGGATTAACTGCTCCAGgcgggctttgacccactcactgtcttcaattttagctttcacaataatccggagagaagggatttaAACTTTCGCGTGTATTATGGCTTCAGTGCCGTAAACCAAAAGGTACGGGGTTGCTCCGACCGACGTGCGCATAGTAGTgtgataccccaacaatgcaaaaggcaacttttcatgccactacctggaactttgaatcatctttctcaaaatctttttgatgttcttatttgCTGCTTCAACGACACCGTTGGCTTTGGGACGATAAGGAGTAAAGTTCCGATGTGTTATCTTGAACTGTtcgcatatctccctcatcaaataCAATTCAAAATTGCAGCATTATCCGTaataatagttgcaggaataccaaaatggtagatgatgttagagtgcacgaagtctaccacaactttcttggtgacatatttgagagtaattgcttcaatccatttagtaaaatagtcgatgccgaccaatatgaatctatgcccttTCGAGGCTTTTGGCttgattggcccaatgacgtccatgcccaggcgacgaatggccaaggtgctgacatgggatgcagttctgtgggcggcgcatgaatcaaatccccgtatacctgacactgatgacatttccgaacaAAACTAAAATAgttttttccatggtcatccaataataTCCCGCGCGGAGGATTTTCTTTGACAAAatatacccgttcatgtggggtccgcaaactcctgcgtgtacttcatacatgattcttccagcctctttGGTGTCAACaaatcttaacaagttgaggtccggggtccttttgtacaagacatcaccactcaaaaagaaaccacttgcatgccgtctaatggttctcttttggtccccactggcttgctcggggtattctttggttttcaaaaatcttttgatgtcatgataccatggctgaacatttgGCTCTTCCTCAACGGTATTACAGTAGCCatgcctttccctgatttggatttccaagggatcaatatgggcattgcctgggtatggcagcatAGAGGCCAAAGTAGCAAGCGCATCGGCCAGTTCGTTATGGCAACGggggatgtacctgaactctattaacttgaatcgcttgccaagatcttccacatgttgtctataaggaataagcttgacttctcgagtttcccattctccttgagcttgtcggataatcagatctgagtctcccatgattaacaactcTTCGACATCtttgtcgattgccatgttcatacccataatgcaggcttcatactcggtgGTGTTGTTTGTGCAAAAAAAACTGAAGTCGGGCTGTGGccggataatgctggccggtgggtgagatcaagatcgccccaattccaacaccttttgcgcttactgccccatcaaagaacattttccaagcatgggtgtcttcagatattgcctcaactgaatttacctcttcatctgagAAGTAAGtgctcaaaggttggtattcatcatcaaccgggttctcagccaaatgatctgctaacgcctgggctttcattgccgtgcgagtgacgtagactatgtcaaattccgtgagcaagatctgccactttgctaatctacccgtgggcattggcttctgaaatatgtattttaaaggatccaacctggttatgaggtaagtggtgtaagcttgcaaataatgcctcagcttctgagtgacccaagttaaagcgcaacaagttctctccaataaagtgtacttgacttcataactggtgaacttcttgctcagatagtaaatggTCTGCTCTTTCTTTctggtcacatcatgttgcccgaggacacaaccgaaagaattttccaagactatcagatacaagaacagaggccaccctggctcaggtgggaccaataccggcggattcgacagatattctttgattttatcaaaagcctctTGGCACTCATTTGTCCATTTGATTgccgcatctttcttcagcaatttgaatatgggttcacacgtggatGTTAACTGAgaaatgaatcggctgatgtagttcaatcttcccaacaaaatcataacatctttcttggttcttggagtaGGCAAATCTCGAATTGATTTTATCTTTgccgggtccaactcgatgcccctccgactgactatgaatcccaaaagttTGTCGGATGGTACCCCGAATGCACAAttggccgggttcagcttcaaatcatatttgcgcaaCCGCTCAAAAAAAtttctcaagtcccgaacgtggtcgtcctgagttttggatttgatgattacattgtccacatacacctctatctcttggtgcatcatattatgaaaaatggtagtcatggatctcatgtaggtggccccggtgttcttcagaccaaatggcatgactctgtaacagtatgtaccccaaggtatggtaaaagctgtcttttctgcatcttcttcatccatcaacacccgGTGATATCCTacgtaacaatccacgaaggactgtatctcatgtttggcgcagttatcaacaaggatgtggatgttcggcaaagggaagttatctttgggacttgccttgtctaaatctctgtaatccacacacactcgaattttcccgtccttctttggaactggaaatacattggctaaccatgtggtgtatcgaaccacttggatcacccccgctttcaactgtttgtgatctcttctttaatcttgtcactgatatcggttttaaactttctttgcttttgctggacagggggacaatgggggtaagttggcaacttatgaaccaccaaatcaacacttagtcctggcatgtcatcgtatgaccaagcaaacacatctttgaactcaaataaaagttggatcaatgcgtcccGGGTTTTCTCAtttgtgtgaatgcttatcttggtttccctgactTCTTCAGAAGtacccaaattaactggctcagtatcatttaagttcgacttaggtttattctcacactattccaattctcgatttatttccctaaaagcctcttcttcattaTATTCCAGTTCTTGGTTCATTACTTCACAGTTAGACaacgtgtttggatctgggcatgaagtccgcaagtatGTCATATtgtttaaagccgcattattagaacggaaagaagaaataaaagagaaaaataaccaaatcagaaagaataaagaaagatgaacgatgaaatattgatttcatttcattgaatttgaagataacagggtttacattggaaattaaaagacaggaaactaaagaaaacatcagATTTATGTCGtggaataactcgtgatgcagaaaaagtggtaggacaggtctaccgggactcccACCTGATTGGGAATAGCGTAACCTTCCAATTTCGCAGTTTGGCATTAGGTCCTATATACAGCACCTCAGtggtgcttgagccttcccctggttgaaccatgtgggcttcatgtagtatcttcctcatggccccacagatttcttcaatttcttcggtCGTAAAGGCCTTATCCtcctcttcctcattgtattttggcttgacaaatgttctgtGTAGATGCGGcaccggctgaggcaagacccaaccatcattcttCCTATCATCTGCCCATCTTACATCAGCTGGAGTAGGCTGGAagcctaccccaaagaacttCTCACTGGCAGTCGGGGTGATAGGTTCAGCTATTCTTTGCAAC encodes the following:
- the LOC138871735 gene encoding uncharacterized protein; the encoded protein is MAIDKDVEELLIMGDSDLIIRQAQGEWETREVKLIPYRQHVEDLGKRFKLIEFRYIPRCHNELADALATLASMLPYPGNAHIDPLEIQIRERHGYCNTVEEEPNVQPCLICSKTNTKKRWQDRLYRVQPKATMQKQVQPKEKLHKR